A stretch of the Haloplanus aerogenes genome encodes the following:
- a CDS encoding ornithine cyclodeaminase family protein, translated as METLLLDADVVASHTPMTAVVDAVETAFAAHARGDAVMPPKSYVDLPQYDGDFRSMPAYLQAADWDAAGVKWVNSHPNNRARYALPTVMGTMIYSDPETAFPLAIMDGTTLTTRRTGAAAAVATDHLAVRDASTLGLVGAGVQSHAQLDAILTVRPIETVVVADADADRAREFVEAVSDRVTARVGSIPEAAACDILSTVTPVEEPIVDADVVGEHTHVNAIGADAAGKHELADDLLAAAKIVVDDREQCTHSGEINVPYREGRLTDDDIHATLGEVVVGEATGRTDADGVTVFDSTGLAIQDVAAAHVAYERAAAAGAGVSFDLLGL; from the coding sequence ATGGAGACCCTGCTCCTCGACGCCGACGTGGTGGCGTCGCACACCCCGATGACGGCCGTCGTCGACGCCGTCGAGACGGCGTTCGCGGCCCACGCCCGCGGCGACGCGGTGATGCCGCCGAAGTCGTACGTCGATCTCCCGCAGTACGACGGCGACTTCCGGTCGATGCCGGCGTATCTGCAGGCAGCGGACTGGGACGCGGCGGGCGTGAAGTGGGTGAACTCCCACCCGAACAATCGGGCACGCTACGCCCTCCCGACGGTCATGGGGACGATGATCTACTCCGACCCCGAGACGGCGTTTCCGCTGGCCATCATGGACGGGACGACGCTGACGACCCGGCGGACGGGCGCGGCGGCGGCCGTCGCCACCGACCACCTCGCCGTTCGGGATGCCAGCACGCTCGGCTTGGTCGGCGCGGGCGTCCAGTCGCACGCCCAACTCGACGCCATCCTGACGGTCCGGCCCATCGAGACGGTGGTCGTGGCCGATGCCGACGCCGACCGTGCCCGGGAGTTCGTCGAGGCGGTCAGTGACCGGGTGACGGCGCGTGTCGGCTCCATTCCCGAGGCGGCCGCCTGCGACATCCTCTCCACCGTCACGCCCGTCGAGGAGCCGATCGTCGACGCCGACGTGGTCGGCGAGCACACGCACGTCAACGCCATCGGCGCCGACGCTGCGGGCAAACACGAACTCGCCGACGACCTGCTGGCCGCCGCGAAAATCGTCGTCGACGACCGGGAACAGTGCACTCACTCCGGCGAGATCAACGTCCCCTACCGCGAGGGACGGCTCACCGACGACGACATTCACGCCACGCTGGGCGAGGTGGTCGTCGGCGAGGCGACGGGGCGAACCGACGCGGACGGCGTGACCGTCTTCGACAGCACCGGCCTCGCGATTCAGGACGTGGCGGCCGCCCACGTCGCCTACGAACGCGCCGCCGCGGCCGGGGCGGGCGTGTCGTTCGACCTCCTCGGGCTCTAG